In one Trueperaceae bacterium genomic region, the following are encoded:
- a CDS encoding transcriptional regulator gives MPKREKSKRLQVVISEAQDSLLTKTAYRLSNPERLVSKSEVVRLGIQMLNKAVEDGDLDPALLNDLDGDDA, from the coding sequence GTGCCGAAACGCGAGAAAAGCAAGCGGCTGCAGGTCGTCATCAGCGAGGCGCAGGATTCCCTCCTGACGAAGACCGCCTACCGCCTCAGCAACCCCGAACGCCTCGTCTCGAAGTCGGAGGTCGTCCGCCTCGGGATTCAGATGCTCAACAAGGCGGTCGAGGACGGCGACCTCGATCCCGCCCTCCTGAACGACCTCGACGGCGACGACGCCTGA